The following proteins are encoded in a genomic region of Longimicrobiaceae bacterium:
- a CDS encoding sugar transferase — RADPAAAVQVWAAPGDQRVTRVGRVLRRYRLDELPQLVNVLRGEMSIVGPRPEQPNIFLQLREQIDGYGDRQCVLPGITGWAQVNQPYDRCVEDVRAKLAFDLEYVRAQSPIRDLLILLRTVPVVFFRRGAW, encoded by the coding sequence TGCGTGCCGACCCCGCCGCCGCCGTGCAGGTGTGGGCCGCGCCGGGCGACCAGCGCGTGACGCGCGTGGGCCGCGTGCTGCGCCGCTACCGCCTGGACGAGCTGCCGCAGCTGGTGAACGTGCTGCGCGGCGAGATGAGCATCGTGGGGCCGCGGCCCGAGCAGCCCAACATCTTCCTGCAGCTCCGCGAGCAGATCGACGGGTACGGCGACCGGCAGTGCGTGCTGCCCGGCATCACCGGGTGGGCGCAGGTGAACCAGCCGTACGACCGTTGCGTGGAGGACGTGCGCGCCAAGCTCGCCTTCGACCTGGAGTACGTCCGCGCGCAGTCACCCATCCGCGACCTGCTCATCCTGCTGCGCACCGTGCCGGTCGTGTTCTTCCGGCGCGGCGCATGGTGA